A window of the Streptomyces albireticuli genome harbors these coding sequences:
- a CDS encoding glycerophosphodiester phosphodiesterase produces the protein MTYAHRARDLSPDGHPLTVVAHRGASEDAPEHTLAAYRKAIEDGADALECDVRLTADGHLVCVHDRRVNRTSNGRGAVSTMELADLAALDFGSWKGSATDREAPDLDATSVLTLERLLELVADAGRRVELAVETKHPTRWAGQVEERLLALLGRFGLASPPPDEPSRVRVMSFSARSLHRVRAAAPALPTVYLMQFVSPRHRDGRLPTGIHIAGPSIRIIRKDPDYVARLHRAGNQVHVWTVNDPADVELCARVGVDAVITNRPKQVLSQLGRP, from the coding sequence GTGACCTATGCGCACCGGGCCCGGGACCTCAGCCCCGACGGCCACCCGCTCACCGTCGTCGCCCACCGAGGAGCGTCCGAGGACGCCCCGGAACACACCCTGGCCGCCTACCGCAAAGCCATCGAGGACGGCGCCGACGCGCTGGAGTGCGACGTACGGCTCACCGCCGACGGACACCTCGTCTGCGTCCACGACCGCCGGGTCAACCGCACGTCCAACGGCCGGGGCGCCGTCTCCACCATGGAGCTCGCCGATCTCGCCGCCCTCGACTTCGGCTCGTGGAAGGGCTCGGCCACCGACCGCGAGGCACCCGACCTCGACGCGACCTCCGTGCTCACCCTGGAGCGGCTGCTGGAGCTCGTCGCGGACGCCGGCCGCCGCGTCGAGCTGGCCGTCGAGACCAAGCACCCGACCCGCTGGGCGGGCCAGGTCGAGGAGCGGCTGCTCGCCCTGCTCGGCCGCTTCGGCCTCGCCTCACCGCCCCCGGACGAACCCTCGCGCGTGCGGGTGATGAGTTTCTCGGCCCGCTCCCTGCACCGGGTGCGGGCGGCGGCGCCCGCCCTGCCGACCGTCTACCTGATGCAGTTCGTCTCACCGCGCCACCGCGACGGGCGGCTGCCCACGGGCATCCACATCGCCGGGCCGAGCATCCGCATCATCCGTAAGGATCCCGACTACGTGGCCCGGCTGCACCGCGCCGGGAACCAGGTGCACGTCTGGACGGTGAACGATCCGGCCGACGTCGAGCTCTGCGCGCGCGTGGGAGTGGACGCGGTGATCACAAACCGGCCCAAGCAGGTGCTTTCCCAACTCGGGCGCCCGTAG
- a CDS encoding S1 family peptidase yields MQRSAPLRRRLAACAAAALAALTAVALGPDSAGAVRPGDPRADATMLTLNSSDLIPGTAWGADPATGRVNVIADPTVTGAKLDKLNEVLKPLGQAVELKRTTTELRAFLAGGDAIYGSERAGFHGKCSLGFNVKRPDNSAAFLTAGHCGNPIKSWSTTDGGPEIGRVPTGGSHFPGDDYAIVDYTDTAIDHPSQVNLYNGSAQPITGAHDAVMGENVRRSGATTSPRLGGVSSGQVTGLNWTVTYPEGRVSGLTKTNVCAEPGDSGGPFFSGTDAVGLTSGGDGNCTEGGTTFFQPVKEALSAFGVTIG; encoded by the coding sequence ATGCAACGATCCGCCCCACTCCGGCGACGCCTCGCCGCGTGCGCCGCCGCGGCCCTGGCCGCGCTGACCGCCGTGGCCCTCGGCCCGGACAGCGCCGGCGCCGTACGGCCCGGCGACCCCAGGGCCGACGCCACCATGCTGACCCTGAACTCCAGCGACCTGATTCCCGGGACCGCGTGGGGCGCGGACCCGGCCACCGGTCGGGTCAATGTCATCGCCGACCCCACGGTCACGGGCGCGAAACTGGACAAGCTGAACGAGGTGCTCAAACCGCTCGGCCAGGCCGTGGAGCTGAAAAGAACGACAACGGAACTCCGGGCGTTCCTCGCGGGCGGCGACGCGATCTACGGATCGGAGCGGGCCGGCTTCCATGGGAAGTGCTCGCTCGGGTTCAACGTCAAGCGGCCCGACAATTCGGCGGCCTTCCTCACGGCCGGGCACTGCGGCAACCCGATCAAGAGCTGGTCCACCACCGACGGCGGCCCGGAGATCGGCCGCGTCCCCACGGGCGGGTCGCACTTCCCCGGCGACGACTACGCCATCGTCGACTACACCGACACCGCCATCGACCACCCGAGCCAGGTCAACCTCTACAACGGCAGCGCGCAGCCCATCACCGGCGCCCATGACGCGGTCATGGGCGAGAACGTCCGGCGCAGCGGCGCCACCACGAGCCCGCGCCTCGGCGGTGTCTCCTCCGGCCAGGTCACCGGCCTCAACTGGACGGTGACCTACCCGGAGGGCCGGGTCTCCGGCCTCACCAAGACCAACGTCTGCGCCGAACCCGGCGACAGCGGCGGCCCCTTCTTCTCCGGCACGGACGCCGTCGGCCTCACCTCGGGCGGCGACGGCAACTGCACCGAGGGCGGCACCACCTTCTTCCAGCCCGTGAAGGAGGCGCTGTCGGCGTTCGGGGTGACGATCGGCTGA
- a CDS encoding monooxygenase gives MTAPVFPDVDRPDSGLALVTPLYVGTPGIQRAVADAVLAEWTAAPRPGGLLSQSCYVSVCGENVWTYEQWTGLDAYRASGRLYERPATLRGIGEDGADIERSSPIAFRLYRSNLYDGTEGVPTRVVVPAFDVDGRAAQRGLIDALLDGPLAEGPPGLFAAHFHYSLDGSRVLNYAEFTDDQAHMDFLAGPKAAAATRLTAETPGVRGIGGKRYILHGSVGTAPLAG, from the coding sequence ATGACCGCACCCGTCTTCCCCGACGTCGACCGCCCTGACTCCGGGCTGGCGCTCGTCACCCCGCTCTACGTGGGCACCCCCGGGATCCAGCGCGCGGTGGCCGACGCCGTCCTCGCCGAGTGGACGGCCGCGCCCCGCCCCGGGGGCCTGCTCTCGCAGAGTTGTTACGTCAGTGTCTGCGGCGAGAACGTGTGGACGTACGAGCAGTGGACGGGCCTCGACGCGTACCGTGCCTCCGGCCGTCTGTACGAGCGGCCGGCCACGCTGCGCGGCATAGGCGAGGACGGGGCGGACATCGAACGCTCCTCCCCCATCGCCTTCCGTCTGTACCGCAGCAACCTCTACGACGGCACCGAGGGCGTCCCGACCCGCGTCGTGGTCCCGGCCTTCGACGTCGACGGCCGTGCCGCCCAGCGCGGGCTCATCGACGCGCTGCTCGACGGCCCGCTGGCCGAGGGGCCCCCGGGGCTGTTCGCCGCGCACTTCCACTACAGCCTCGACGGCAGCCGGGTCCTGAACTACGCGGAGTTCACCGACGACCAGGCGCACATGGACTTCCTCGCCGGCCCGAAGGCCGCGGCCGCGACCCGGCTGACCGCCGAGACGCCGGGAGTCCGCGGCATCGGCGGCAAGCGCTACATCCTGCACGGCAGTGTGGGGACGGCACCGCTCGCCGGCTGA
- a CDS encoding sigma-70 family RNA polymerase sigma factor gives MSEKDFLARRFEEHRPHLRAVAYRMLGSLGEAEDAVQEAWFKLNRSDVSGVANLGGWLTTVTGRVCLDMLRSRATRREEPLEDAEGRVRLPDPILSGPDGLDPEQEILLADSVGLALMIVLQTLGPAERLAFVLHDMFAVPFDEIAPVLGRTPASTRQLASRARRRVQDGAPAPDTDPAERRTVVDAFLAAARGGDFEALVAVLDPGIVARSDGGSLLPNALRRGAAEVASQAITFARFAEAARPVLVNGTPGVVALAQGRVMSVMSFTIQDGRVTALDILTDPERLAGIDVEALGV, from the coding sequence GTGAGCGAGAAGGATTTTCTGGCGCGGAGGTTCGAGGAGCACCGTCCCCATCTGCGGGCGGTGGCCTACCGGATGCTCGGCTCGCTCGGCGAGGCCGAGGACGCGGTGCAGGAGGCGTGGTTCAAGCTGAACCGCTCCGACGTCTCCGGGGTGGCGAACCTGGGCGGCTGGCTGACCACGGTGACCGGCCGGGTGTGCCTGGACATGCTGCGCTCGCGCGCCACGCGGCGCGAGGAGCCGCTGGAGGACGCGGAAGGCCGGGTCCGGCTGCCCGACCCCATCCTGAGCGGCCCGGACGGACTGGATCCGGAACAGGAGATCCTGCTGGCCGACTCGGTCGGCCTCGCCCTGATGATCGTCCTCCAGACGCTCGGCCCGGCCGAGCGCCTCGCCTTCGTGCTGCACGACATGTTCGCCGTGCCCTTCGACGAGATCGCGCCGGTCCTCGGCCGCACCCCGGCGTCCACCAGGCAACTCGCCAGCCGCGCCCGCCGCCGCGTCCAGGACGGGGCGCCCGCCCCGGACACGGACCCGGCCGAGCGGCGCACGGTCGTCGACGCCTTCCTGGCCGCGGCGCGCGGCGGGGACTTCGAGGCGCTCGTGGCCGTGCTCGACCCCGGGATCGTGGCGCGGTCCGACGGCGGCTCCCTGCTGCCGAACGCGCTCCGCCGGGGCGCGGCGGAGGTCGCCTCCCAGGCGATCACCTTCGCCCGCTTCGCCGAGGCCGCGCGACCGGTGCTGGTCAACGGCACGCCCGGAGTGGTCGCGCTCGCTCAGGGCCGGGTCATGTCGGTCATGTCGTTCACCATTCAGGACGGCCGGGTCACGGCCCTCGACATCCTCACCGACCCGGAGCGCCTGGCGGGGATCGACGTGGAGGCACTCGGCGTCTGA
- a CDS encoding class I SAM-dependent methyltransferase: MVDDALEFAALPAGAPAVEVGAGTGKATLAFAARGTPVTCVEPDARMARVLRRNRAAMPHVAVEVADFESWRPDRPYGLLYCAQAWHWIDPAVRWARARTALGPGGTPALFWNHWRPADRDLSDRLTAVHARHGVDVPSYTLLDPRPRPARHGPEARQWRETEADGGFTDLTHRLHGSAHDRSPTGLVELLASCSGYRVLPAATRGHLYEETARTVAAEGGTARVRITTSLFLARSLG; the protein is encoded by the coding sequence ATGGTCGACGACGCCCTGGAGTTCGCCGCCCTGCCGGCGGGCGCCCCCGCGGTCGAGGTCGGCGCCGGCACCGGAAAGGCGACGCTCGCCTTCGCGGCCCGCGGCACCCCGGTGACCTGCGTGGAGCCGGACGCGCGGATGGCGCGGGTGCTGCGGCGCAACCGCGCGGCGATGCCCCATGTCGCCGTCGAGGTCGCCGACTTCGAGTCCTGGCGCCCGGACCGCCCCTACGGGCTGCTGTACTGCGCCCAGGCGTGGCACTGGATCGACCCGGCGGTGCGCTGGGCGCGCGCGAGAACGGCACTCGGGCCGGGCGGGACGCCGGCCCTCTTCTGGAACCACTGGCGGCCGGCGGACCGTGACCTGTCGGACCGGCTGACCGCCGTCCACGCCCGGCACGGGGTGGACGTCCCGTCGTACACGCTCCTCGACCCGCGCCCCCGGCCGGCGCGGCACGGCCCGGAGGCCCGCCAGTGGCGGGAGACGGAGGCCGACGGCGGCTTCACCGACCTGACGCACCGCCTGCACGGGTCCGCGCACGACCGCTCGCCCACCGGCCTCGTCGAACTGCTGGCGTCCTGCTCCGGCTACCGCGTGCTCCCCGCGGCGACGCGCGGCCACCTCTACGAGGAGACGGCCCGCACCGTGGCCGCGGAGGGCGGCACCGCGCGGGTGCGGATCACCACCAGCCTCTTCCTGGCCCGGAGCCTCGGCTGA
- a CDS encoding antibiotic biosynthesis monooxygenase: MTVPAVQLSTGPEITRPDVHTVYMSHWFVDGAEQGRAVLDEIVDAWERTPWFEGVLSLSCYLSSEHDTVLTYAQCANDDVYRPFLRSLPAGPARTEPIAYRPYRSVVRGPGAGAPGSLILASFDVDGAERQRRVVNTVVDHLEATPAEDQTGLLAAHFHVSVDGTRVLNVAEWTSDEAHAAFLDGASRRRVLQLSLDTPGVRPIGFKRYHFHRGLRF; this comes from the coding sequence ATGACCGTCCCCGCCGTCCAGCTGTCCACCGGCCCGGAGATCACCCGCCCCGACGTGCACACGGTGTACATGAGCCACTGGTTCGTCGACGGCGCCGAGCAGGGGCGCGCCGTCCTCGACGAGATCGTGGACGCGTGGGAGCGCACTCCCTGGTTCGAGGGGGTCCTCTCGCTCTCCTGCTACCTGAGCAGCGAGCACGACACCGTGCTGACGTACGCCCAGTGCGCGAACGACGACGTCTACCGCCCGTTCCTGCGCAGCCTGCCCGCCGGGCCCGCGCGGACCGAACCGATCGCCTACCGCCCGTACCGCAGCGTGGTGCGGGGCCCGGGGGCGGGCGCGCCGGGCAGCTTGATCCTCGCCAGCTTCGACGTGGACGGCGCGGAGCGCCAGCGACGCGTCGTGAACACGGTCGTGGACCACCTGGAGGCCACGCCGGCGGAGGATCAGACGGGCCTGCTCGCCGCGCACTTCCACGTCAGCGTGGACGGCACGCGGGTGCTGAACGTCGCGGAGTGGACGAGCGACGAGGCGCACGCCGCGTTCCTCGACGGGGCCTCGCGCCGCAGGGTGCTACAACTCTCCCTGGACACCCCGGGGGTCCGGCCCATCGGCTTCAAGCGCTACCACTTCCACCGCGGCCTCCGGTTCTGA
- a CDS encoding carboxymuconolactone decarboxylase family protein has protein sequence MNARMKNPAVVLPDVTKGVQTLFKAVYQGGVPQQVLELVHLRASQINGCAVCVFGGVDSAKKAGETDERLHMVAAWREAPFFTDAERAALALTESATRIADRTGQAVPDAVWDEAADHFDERQLSAIILMVALTNFFNRINTTIEEPAGHTWG, from the coding sequence ATGAACGCTCGTATGAAGAACCCCGCCGTGGTCCTGCCCGACGTCACGAAGGGCGTGCAGACCCTCTTCAAGGCCGTGTACCAGGGCGGTGTGCCGCAGCAGGTCCTGGAGCTGGTCCACCTGCGCGCCAGCCAGATCAACGGGTGTGCCGTGTGCGTGTTCGGCGGGGTGGACAGCGCGAAGAAGGCCGGCGAGACCGACGAGCGGCTGCACATGGTCGCCGCCTGGCGCGAGGCCCCCTTCTTCACCGACGCCGAGCGCGCGGCGCTCGCCCTCACCGAGTCCGCCACCCGCATCGCCGACCGCACCGGCCAGGCCGTCCCGGACGCCGTCTGGGACGAGGCCGCCGACCACTTCGACGAGCGGCAGCTCTCCGCGATCATTCTGATGGTCGCCCTGACCAACTTCTTCAACCGCATAAACACCACCATCGAGGAGCCCGCGGGCCACACGTGGGGCTGA
- a CDS encoding DoxX family protein: protein MSTTCLVVTLLAAAMSGFSAGSVFLRAPWVVQPMADYGVPRAWWTRLGAAKAAGAAGLVAGLFVPVIGALAAVGLILYFTGAVVTVLRARRYAHVPFPLLYAAPVAAALALA, encoded by the coding sequence ATGTCCACCACCTGCCTCGTCGTCACCCTCCTGGCCGCCGCGATGTCGGGCTTCTCGGCCGGCTCGGTCTTCCTCCGCGCCCCGTGGGTCGTCCAGCCCATGGCCGACTACGGCGTACCGCGCGCGTGGTGGACCCGGCTGGGTGCCGCGAAGGCGGCGGGCGCGGCGGGCCTGGTGGCGGGCCTGTTCGTGCCCGTCATCGGCGCCCTGGCCGCGGTCGGCCTGATCCTGTACTTCACCGGTGCGGTCGTCACGGTCCTCCGCGCCCGCCGGTACGCGCACGTCCCGTTCCCGCTGCTCTACGCGGCGCCGGTGGCCGCCGCCCTGGCCCTGGCCTGA
- a CDS encoding trypsin-like peptidase domain-containing protein: MSTENEGAAVPSAPGPGAESTTPSPEPERPVPSVPPVPSAPPAAPAASEVSMEKAGTPAAAPADRTAQLPAVGATGAEGSAAGDPHGAPSPAPQHPHTPPASEAPTTPQQPAYAQAGAVGAAGQPLGAPGAHGGPGAPGPWYGQPGGEPQVQMQPQAYGGAPGGPGAHDGVWGAAPVPPPRKRAGGLVAAVLVAALVAGGVGGGVGFWAANRSDSGSSTTVSSSGDPKVESRSPGSVADIANKALPSVVTIEAQSGGGEGGTGTGFVYDKQGHILTNNHVVASAAQGGGKLTATFSNGKQYAAEVVGRAQGYDVAVLKLKDASGATLNPLPLGNSDKTAVGDATIAIGAPFGLSGTVTTGIVSAKKRPVASSDGGGGNSNASYMSALQTDASINPGNSGGPLLNAQGAVIGINSAIQSAGNGGGGFGGQQQAGSIGLGFAIPINQAKNVADQLIKDRVPTYPVIAATVNMRESGSGAKISPSGEGNAASVTPGGPADKAGLKPGDVITKLDDTAIDSGPTLISEIWTHRPGDKVTLTYTRDGKQATAEVVLGERKGDNRS, translated from the coding sequence GTGAGCACCGAGAACGAGGGCGCCGCCGTTCCGTCCGCGCCCGGTCCGGGTGCGGAGTCCACGACGCCGTCCCCCGAGCCGGAGCGCCCCGTTCCGTCGGTCCCTCCCGTGCCCAGCGCGCCGCCCGCGGCACCTGCGGCCTCCGAGGTGTCCATGGAGAAGGCCGGGACGCCCGCCGCCGCGCCCGCCGACCGCACGGCGCAGCTGCCGGCCGTCGGCGCGACCGGCGCGGAGGGATCCGCAGCGGGCGACCCTCACGGTGCCCCGTCCCCTGCCCCGCAGCACCCGCACACCCCGCCCGCCTCCGAGGCCCCCACCACCCCGCAGCAGCCGGCCTACGCGCAGGCCGGCGCGGTGGGCGCGGCCGGGCAGCCCCTCGGCGCGCCGGGCGCGCACGGTGGCCCCGGCGCCCCCGGCCCCTGGTACGGGCAGCCCGGCGGTGAGCCGCAGGTCCAGATGCAGCCGCAGGCGTACGGCGGCGCGCCCGGCGGCCCCGGCGCGCACGACGGCGTCTGGGGAGCGGCCCCCGTCCCGCCGCCGCGCAAGCGCGCGGGCGGTCTCGTCGCGGCCGTCCTGGTGGCGGCGCTCGTCGCGGGCGGCGTCGGCGGCGGCGTCGGCTTCTGGGCGGCCAACCGCAGCGACAGCGGCTCCTCCACGACCGTCTCCTCCTCCGGCGACCCCAAGGTCGAGAGCCGCAGCCCCGGCTCCGTCGCCGACATCGCCAACAAGGCGCTGCCCAGCGTCGTCACCATCGAGGCGCAGAGCGGCGGCGGCGAGGGCGGCACGGGCACCGGCTTCGTCTACGACAAGCAGGGCCACATCCTCACCAACAACCACGTCGTCGCCTCCGCCGCCCAGGGCGGCGGCAAGCTCACGGCCACGTTCTCCAACGGCAAGCAGTACGCCGCGGAGGTCGTCGGCCGCGCCCAGGGCTACGACGTCGCCGTCCTGAAGCTGAAGGACGCCTCCGGCGCCACCCTCAACCCCCTCCCGCTCGGCAATTCCGACAAGACCGCCGTCGGCGACGCCACGATCGCCATCGGCGCGCCCTTCGGCCTCTCCGGCACGGTCACCACGGGCATCGTCAGCGCCAAGAAGCGCCCGGTCGCCTCCAGCGACGGCGGTGGCGGCAACTCCAACGCCTCGTACATGAGCGCCCTCCAGACGGACGCCTCGATCAACCCCGGCAACTCCGGCGGCCCGCTGCTCAACGCCCAGGGCGCGGTCATCGGCATCAACTCCGCCATCCAGTCCGCCGGCAACGGCGGCGGCGGCTTCGGCGGCCAGCAGCAGGCCGGCAGCATCGGCCTCGGCTTCGCGATCCCGATCAACCAGGCGAAGAACGTCGCGGACCAGCTGATCAAGGACCGGGTGCCGACCTACCCCGTCATCGCCGCCACGGTGAACATGCGGGAATCCGGCAGCGGCGCCAAGATCTCCCCCTCGGGGGAGGGCAACGCCGCGTCCGTCACCCCGGGCGGGCCCGCCGACAAGGCCGGCCTGAAGCCGGGCGACGTGATCACCAAGCTGGACGACACGGCCATCGACAGCGGCCCCACGCTGATCAGCGAGATCTGGACGCACCGCCCCGGCGACAAGGTCACCCTGACCTACACCCGTGACGGCAAGCAGGCCACGGCCGAGGTCGTCCTCGGCGAACGCAAGGGCGACAACCGCTCGTAG
- a CDS encoding SCO6745 family protein, producing the protein MTATPTGAPSYTRRCAHALNSLHSIPYFTDDLAKELAEFGLTDPMGVYFAGRMSPLGVVAAPVVTAVCNTFAPGLVAERVPALWEKVSPERAVEARLSTAGEALERLLGTDVVRSDAMAEAAELARVAASAGRFPGRPLFAANAALDRPEEPHLALWHAATLLREYRGEGHTIALAHAGLSGVHALVVDCASDLGMAKEIVMSKRGWTAEEWSTAEEELRDRGLMDGAGALTARGVALREEVERETNRLDREPYAFLGEAGVEKLATYVHGLVSAAGRAGAFVPQLFRFFAPDTDAWNKL; encoded by the coding sequence ATGACTGCAACGCCGACCGGTGCCCCTTCCTATACGCGCCGTTGCGCGCACGCGCTCAATTCGCTGCACTCGATTCCGTACTTCACCGACGACCTGGCAAAAGAACTCGCGGAATTCGGGCTGACCGACCCGATGGGCGTCTACTTCGCGGGCCGGATGTCGCCGCTCGGGGTCGTGGCCGCGCCCGTCGTGACCGCCGTCTGCAACACGTTCGCGCCGGGTCTCGTCGCGGAGCGGGTGCCCGCGCTGTGGGAGAAGGTCTCACCCGAGCGGGCGGTCGAGGCGCGGCTGAGCACCGCCGGTGAGGCGCTGGAGCGGCTGCTGGGTACGGACGTCGTGCGGTCGGACGCCATGGCGGAGGCCGCGGAGCTGGCCCGGGTCGCGGCCTCGGCCGGCCGGTTCCCCGGGCGCCCGCTGTTCGCGGCGAACGCGGCCCTCGACCGGCCCGAGGAGCCGCACCTCGCGCTGTGGCACGCGGCGACGCTGCTGCGCGAGTACCGGGGCGAGGGGCACACCATCGCGCTCGCCCACGCCGGGCTGTCCGGCGTGCACGCGCTCGTCGTCGACTGCGCCAGCGACCTCGGCATGGCGAAGGAGATCGTCATGTCCAAGCGTGGCTGGACCGCGGAGGAGTGGTCCACCGCCGAGGAGGAGCTCCGGGACCGCGGCCTGATGGACGGTGCCGGCGCGCTGACCGCCCGCGGTGTCGCGCTCCGCGAGGAGGTTGAGCGCGAGACGAACCGCCTGGACCGGGAGCCGTACGCGTTCCTGGGCGAGGCCGGCGTCGAGAAGCTGGCCACGTACGTCCACGGACTCGTCAGCGCCGCCGGCCGCGCCGGGGCGTTCGTCCCGCAGCTCTTCCGGTTCTTCGCCCCCGACACCGACGCCTGGAACAAGCTCTGA
- a CDS encoding ATP-binding protein, with product MAVPHGPAAVGQARHRMREDLRISGVPDSVIDDAVLILSELLSNAYRHGRPLSPENGDRDGEKDGGIRAAWRVDKHGRLTVEVTDGGGPTRPLPATPSVTARGGRGLNIISALSQDWGVRDASGEVTVWAALSARGGFVSRLDLTPEMAFTDIDELA from the coding sequence ATGGCCGTACCCCATGGTCCAGCCGCTGTGGGCCAGGCAAGACACCGGATGCGCGAGGACCTGCGCATCAGTGGGGTACCGGATTCGGTCATCGACGACGCCGTATTGATCCTTTCGGAGCTGCTCAGCAACGCGTACCGGCACGGTCGCCCGCTGAGCCCGGAGAACGGCGACAGAGACGGGGAGAAGGACGGGGGGATACGTGCCGCCTGGCGGGTGGACAAACACGGCCGGCTCACGGTCGAGGTCACGGACGGAGGCGGACCGACCCGCCCACTTCCGGCCACTCCGTCGGTCACCGCGCGCGGCGGCCGCGGACTGAACATCATCAGTGCCCTCTCCCAGGACTGGGGCGTACGGGACGCTTCCGGCGAGGTGACCGTCTGGGCCGCCCTGTCGGCGCGCGGCGGTTTCGTCTCACGGCTCGACCTGACCCCGGAGATGGCGTTCACCGATATCGACGAGCTGGCGTGA
- a CDS encoding SpoIIE family protein phosphatase has protein sequence MVLSPRSRGLAEGSRASRPADGPPPATALIDADGRVQQWSDGARDLTGYAEREIVGRDAALLADGGRVQGGDLVKELLRSAGEARGDWVRRRDGTCRSVVWYPVAVPLADGTGVLAVALPQEQRQGDIATLDRLLHSSPVGLAVLDTDLRFRYVNDVLARLNGLTAEEHLGRSVLEVLELPYPEAYEKVLRRVVEDGETVENLQVAAVRPDGAPRVATGSMFPLRDADGTVVGVGGLVHERADAEREVLEAARDRRRLVLLGRVGARLGQGLDPRTVAGQLAEGCVPEFADAVEVELLKAAAEPDVGACEIRGWYATPDSPCTAIPLVHPLVLPPDARRPRPEDDLPPARPASPAVAECVGTARPVTFETEVAGGVVRHGITVPLTAVGRVLGAVTFLRHGAAGYAGDGRMLAVELAARAATAIDNALLYRRERLATLALQRHLLPTRLPSESWFRAAYRYRPAEDGTLAGGDWYDAVALPAGRIGLGVGDVMGHGVGAAAAMGRYRASVHALLAVGLRPGQLLTRLDGILAGNDDELAATCVCAVYDAGTGRCRIALAGHPPPLLVRPDGSAAPLTCDPGPPMGMGLHHMYADTEISVEPGSLLVLYTDGMVEDRKGVLDLEQGIAILGKAVRDPRAPLDEICDALMSVRPADSPDDAALLVSRLGRL, from the coding sequence GTGGTCCTCTCTCCTCGTTCGCGGGGCCTGGCCGAGGGGTCCCGCGCGTCGCGTCCGGCCGACGGGCCCCCGCCCGCCACGGCGCTCATCGACGCCGACGGCCGTGTCCAGCAGTGGAGCGACGGCGCCCGCGACCTGACCGGCTACGCCGAGCGGGAGATCGTCGGCCGGGACGCCGCGCTCCTCGCCGACGGAGGCCGGGTCCAAGGCGGTGACCTGGTCAAGGAGTTGCTGCGGTCCGCCGGGGAGGCGCGCGGCGACTGGGTGCGCCGCCGCGACGGCACCTGCCGCAGCGTCGTCTGGTACCCCGTGGCGGTGCCGCTGGCGGACGGCACGGGGGTGCTGGCCGTGGCCCTGCCCCAGGAGCAACGGCAGGGCGACATCGCCACTCTGGACCGCCTGTTGCACTCCTCTCCCGTGGGCCTGGCGGTCCTCGACACCGACCTGCGCTTCCGGTACGTCAACGACGTCCTGGCCCGGCTGAACGGCCTGACGGCCGAGGAGCACCTGGGCCGCTCCGTCCTCGAAGTGCTGGAGCTGCCGTACCCCGAGGCGTACGAGAAGGTGCTGCGCCGCGTCGTCGAGGACGGCGAGACCGTCGAGAACCTCCAGGTCGCGGCCGTCCGGCCGGACGGCGCCCCCAGGGTCGCCACCGGCAGCATGTTCCCGCTGCGCGACGCGGACGGCACGGTGGTGGGCGTCGGCGGCCTCGTCCACGAACGGGCCGACGCCGAACGGGAGGTCCTGGAGGCGGCCCGGGACCGGCGCCGGCTCGTCCTGCTCGGCAGGGTCGGCGCCCGGCTCGGCCAGGGCCTCGACCCGCGGACGGTCGCGGGCCAGCTGGCCGAGGGCTGCGTCCCGGAGTTCGCCGACGCCGTCGAGGTCGAGCTGCTGAAGGCCGCGGCCGAGCCGGACGTCGGCGCCTGCGAGATCCGCGGCTGGTACGCGACACCGGACAGTCCCTGCACGGCGATCCCGCTCGTCCACCCCCTCGTCCTGCCGCCGGACGCCCGGCGCCCGCGCCCCGAGGACGACCTCCCGCCGGCCCGCCCGGCGTCCCCGGCGGTCGCCGAGTGCGTCGGCACCGCGCGGCCCGTGACCTTCGAGACGGAGGTGGCGGGCGGGGTCGTCCGGCACGGGATCACGGTGCCGCTGACCGCCGTCGGCCGGGTGCTCGGCGCCGTCACCTTCCTCCGGCACGGCGCCGCGGGCTACGCGGGGGACGGCCGGATGCTCGCCGTCGAGCTGGCGGCCCGCGCCGCCACGGCGATCGACAACGCCCTCCTCTACCGCCGCGAACGCCTCGCCACCCTCGCCCTCCAGCGCCACCTGCTCCCCACCCGGCTGCCGTCGGAGAGCTGGTTCCGCGCGGCGTACCGCTACCGCCCGGCCGAGGACGGCACCCTGGCGGGCGGCGACTGGTACGACGCCGTGGCCCTGCCCGCCGGCCGGATCGGGCTCGGCGTCGGCGACGTGATGGGCCACGGCGTGGGCGCCGCCGCCGCGATGGGCCGCTACCGCGCCTCCGTCCACGCCCTGCTCGCCGTCGGCCTGCGGCCGGGCCAGTTGCTCACCCGCCTGGACGGGATCCTGGCCGGCAACGACGACGAACTCGCCGCGACCTGCGTCTGCGCGGTCTACGACGCGGGCACCGGCCGCTGCCGCATCGCCCTGGCGGGCCACCCCCCGCCCCTCCTGGTCCGCCCCGACGGCTCGGCCGCGCCCCTCACCTGCGACCCGGGCCCGCCGATGGGCATGGGCCTCCACCACATGTACGCGGACACGGAGATCTCCGTCGAGCCCGGCAGCCTGCTGGTCCTCTACACGGACGGCATGGTCGAGGACCGCAAGGGCGTCCTCGACCTGGAACAGGGCATCGCGATCCTCGGCAAGGCCGTCCGCGACCCCCGCGCCCCCCTCGACGAGATCTGCGACGCCCTCATGTCCGTCCGCCCGGCCGACTCCCCGGACGACGCGGCCCTCCTGGTCTCCCGCCTGGGCCGGCTCTGA